From Paenibacillus sp. PvR098:
TACAGCCGCATATCGGTCAAGCTGAACAATACGGAAATGTCCGAGATGATCGGCGCCACCCGCGAAAGCGTCAACCGGATGCTGAGTGACCTGAAGAAACAAAACACCATCGACATCGTGAACGGTCACTTCATCATCAAGGACTTGGCCTATCTGCGCGATATCTGCCACTGTGAAAACTGCCCGAAGCATATCTGCCGCGTTTGATGCAAAACGATGTTTTAGGCCCCTTAGATATACAGGCTCAAAATTCTCTTCTCCTGTGACGCAAATCACATCGCAGCCTTTCCGTTTGATGTACAGTTAAGACGTGGAAAGGAAAGGCAATTAATTTGAGGAGATGGTTACCATGATGAAATTTTTAAGAGAACAGGTTTATGCCGCCGGCCTGCTTCTTGTTCTTCGCATCTATGTGGGTTGGATGTGGCTGACATCGGGTTGGCACAAGCTAACGGGTGAGTTTGATGCGACAGGCTTCCTGAACAACGCAGTAAACAAACCGGTTCTCGATAGAGCGACCAACGAGCTGATCTACCCTAATTTCACTGCATTTCTGAATCTTATTGCACTGCCGAATGCGAAAATCATCAACTTCTTAATCCCTCTAGGCGAAACGCTGGTCGGCCTCGGCTTGATCCTTGGCGCATTTACTACCGCAGCCGCCGGCTTCGGATTACTAATGAACTTCATGTTTCTCTTCGCTGGGACGGTAAGCACCAACCCGTGGATGATCCTGCTTGGTGGAATCGTGTTGGCCGCGGGGGCCAATGCCGGCAAATTCGGTGTCGATTACTACTTGCTGCCCCTGCTCCGCAAATTATTCCATCGAAATAACAAAGACGGACGCGACACCAAGGCTATGACCGGCATGAAAGTTCTAACCCATAAATAATTGATTGGAAGGATCGGGAAGCGACAAGCTTGCCTGGTCCTTTTATTTTCCTATTCACTTTCTTCTTCGCGGCGAGCATTGTCTCGATTCTTCCTTCTTTGCTAAGATAAGAATGTACCCGAAAGGAAGGATGATCGCGTTGAATCATAAGCCAAACAAGCCCCACCCTGAGGTGATAGGCCAGAATGTTGCTGAATTACAAGAACAGCTGGACACCTATATTACCGATCCACCCTTTCGCGATCGCCTGAAGCAATCGTTAAAGCAGCTGGCAGACGTGAAATTTGCGCTCGATGAATCTTCCATCGTTGCAGTCACCGACCATCGTGGAACGATTCAATATGTGAATGATAATTTTTGTGAGATCTCGAAATTTGACCGCGATGAACTGATCGGTCAGGACCATCGGATTATCAATTCCAGCTTTCACAGCAAAGAATTCATGACCGATTTGTGGAGAACCATCTCCTCTGGACAGGTATGGCGGGGAGACATTAAGAACAAAACGAAGGACGGCATGTACTATTGGGTAAATACCACCATCGTGCCTTTCCAGGATGACAACGGGCGTCCTTATCAATATCTTGCAATTCGCAATGAAGTCACCCAGCTCAAGAAGGTAGAGGAAGAATTGAAGCTTATGATGGGTCATGTTATGCAGGTACAGGAAGACGAGCGCCGAAAATTTTCACGGGAGCTGCATGACGGGATCGGACAAAGCCTCTTTTCCCTGCTCATTCAAATTGACCGTTTAATCGGGGATACCGGTATGCAGCAGCTAAGCGGCCTGCGAAGCAGCGTAGCCGGAATTATTGAGGACGTGCGCGGATTGGCCTGGGAATTGCGCCCCTCGGTCCTGGACGATCTTGGGGTCGTTCCGGCCATTCGTTCCTATATTGAGAGCTACTCCAATCATTACGGCATCAAGGTTTATTTTGACTGCAATCTCCGCAAGCGGTTGGAGGCCAACAAAGAGACGACCATTTACCGGATCATTCAAGAGGCTTTAACCAATCTCGCAAAATACGCGGAGGTTTCGGAGGCACGGGTGAAGTTTCATGAGTTCGATGATTATATTGAAGTCCGTGTAGAAGATCAAGGAATAGGCTTTACCCGGGAAACCGATGCCAAGGGTGTGGGACTTTTCAGTATGGAAGAGAGAGCCCGCTCCGTGCATGGTCAGATTACCATCCTATCCAAGCCCGGAGAAGGAACTAAGGTCACTTTAATCGTTCCAAAATAACATCGTATGGGAAATAAAGTGATTATTTAGAATATTCTTGTCCTAATAGAGATTCATGATCGATATCCTGCTGTTGAATTTTCCTAATTAAGGTGGAATGATCCAACTCCAACAATTGCGCGGTTTGACGAATCGACTTGCTTTTTTTCAACGCTTGTATGATGAGATTTTTTTCAAATTCCATCCTCGCTTGGCGCAGGGGAACTATCGTATCCCTATACTGCTGCGATGCGGGGGTTGTTTCCAAAAAATCGGGCAAGTCATCTACCGTAATTTCTTTACTTTTGGATAACACGATCATGCGTTCTATGATATTTTTTAACTGCCTTACATTACCAGGCCAATGATATCCCATCAAACGGTTCAATACAACGGGACTCATCTCGATATCCCGATCATACATTTGATTGAATTCATTCAAAAAGTGCGCCGTTAATATAGGAACATCTTCCTTGCGTTTTCTGAGCGGAGGTATGGTAAATGGGATGACATTAATGCGGTAATACAGATCCTCTCGAAACGTACCTTCTGCCACCATCTTTTCCAAGGATCGGTTGGTGGCGGCAATCACCCGCACATCCACAGGTATAGGCTTACCGGAGCCGATGCGCTGGACTTCTTTTTCCTGCAATACTCTAAGTAATTTTGACTGCATGGCAAACGGAAGCTCTCCGATTTCGTCCAGAAAAATCGTCCCTTTATGAGCCATTTCAAACAATCCGGCTTTCCCTGTCGATTGCGCACCTGTAAAAGCGCCTTTTTCATACCCAAAAAGCTCCGATTCAATGAGATTTTCAGGAATCGCTGAACAATTTACGGTCATATAGGGTTGTTTGACTCGCAAACTCATTTGGTGAATCCATTTGGCCAACACTTCCTTGCCTACTCCGGATTCTCCTAGAATAAGCACCGTAGACGATGTGGCTGCCACATGCTTGGCCGATTCAAACAACCGGATCATATTCGGGTCACGCACAATGGGGCCATTGTCGATCTGTTGAAATTTTAATAATTCCGTCTCATAGTGTTTAATTAATGCGCTTTTCTGTTCAATTTCTTGCTGGAGTTCGGTAAGGTTCGTGATATCCCGAACACTGCATACGATCCTCCATAATTTCCCTTGATCATTTAATACCGGAACCCCCGTTACAAGTAAACGCTTTCCATTCACTTTATTGATGATCGTTACGGTTTGTAAGGTTTCCATGACGCCGGGAATGGCAGATTGTGACAGCACTCCTGCTTCAACCAATTCCTGAGCGCGTTTACCGATAACATCTTCTGCGTGGATTCCGGTTAATTTCTCATAGGCCTTATTCACCAACACAGTTCGGCCTTCGCCATCAGCAACCCAAATTCCATCAAATAATGAGTTCACAATGGTGTGCCATTCACTCTCTCTTGCAGAGGGAAGGCTTGACGCGTCCAACTCCATGCTCGTCAACCTCCAATTCCGGGAATTACATTCATATGATGAAAACAAAGACATCCATAATTATAATGGAAAGGAAGACAAAAGGGTATCCCTCAGGCGGGACCTGGAAATCTGACGGAACCAAAAACAGGGGCAATTTTGTCATGAGGACAAAGAAAAAAATCGGTGACCAAGATCACCGTTAGGTTCTGTTCTTATTATATTCCTTTTGCTCTATTAACCGCTTAAGATCGCATTGAGGTTCCCGTCCGGGTCTTTGAAAAACATTTTGTTCCTCCCTTCCAAGTCACTTAATTCTAATAACGTGATATCCTCTCGTATCAACAGCCATTTAATTTGCTCATATCGAGCGGGATCTACTTCAAATAAGATATGTGGATCACTCAAAGAAATCGCAAGCTGATTTTGTTTCTCTTTTTTTATCGTCCTGGGAATAATATCAAGGATCATTCCGCCAATGTTATATCTTATTAATTCTGAACTGGAGGAAATCTCCTTCAAACCCAAAGTCTCTCCATAAAATCTGATGGACTCTTTGAAGTTAGAGCTCGATACGACAAATCGAATACCCAGAACATGCTCAATTGGATTTGGTATTCCCACCTAACCGTACCCCTCTCCTGTCAATTAATGAAAGCATTTATCGAGATTTAGAAAAGAAGCGACCCACCACTTTGAGCCGCTTTTGAACGATCCTAAAATCATTTTCGTGACCGATTACAACCTCAGCAGACGTGCCGCATTTTCTCCTACAATCTTACGTTTTTGACTGTCGCTGAGACCCGCAGTGTTCATCACAAAACCATACGGATCCTCTTCGCCCATATCAAAAGGAAAATCCGTGCCAAGGACGATCTGATCCTCACCCTGCACATCGACCAAAAATTTCAGCATTTCCGGGCGGAACACGATGGAATCAAAGATTAATTTTTTAATGTCCTGAACGGGATTCTGTTCAAGATGAACACGCGATTCCTGGCGCACACGATGGCCGTGCTCCAATCTTCCCATCTGATAAGGGATAAAGCCTCCGCCGTGGGCGAAATAAAGCTTAAGATTAGGACATTTTTGCAGCAGTCCTCCCAAAATAATATGGGAAATGGCCACAGAAGTGTCTATCGGATTACCCAACAGATTGGTGAGATAGTACTTTTCAAGCCCCGCTTTATTGCCGATGTAATAAGGATGAAAAAACACCAGCATACCCAGTTCTTCCGCCTTTTCAAAAAAAGGCATAAATGACGGATCGTCGAATTGGCGTCCTTCCACGTGGGAGCCGACTTCTACCGCCCGCAGTCCCAGTTCGTCATGGCAGCGCTGCAGCTCTTTAACCGAAGCCTCCACATCCTGCAGCGGTACAATGGCCATTCCGGCAAAACGACCCGGATTCGCTCTGACAAACTCCGAAACACTATCATTATATACCCGGCACACCTCAGAGGCGGTTTCAACGTCAGTCCAATAGTAAAACAAAGTAGGCGGTGCAGACAGCACCGACAGTTCCAGGCGTTTGGCATCCAAGTCTGCGATTTTTGTGCGGACGTCATAAAAACTGTCAAACAAAGGATAGGCAAACCCCTCTTGATGAACAAAGAACTCCCTGCCCTCTCTTTGTTCTACCTTGATCCGGAAACGCGTCGGATCTGTTTTCACTTTTTGAATAAAAGCCTCCGGAATATAGTGACTATGAATATCGATTTTCATTGTTTTTTCTCCTCTCGTCTAGTTCTTTCGTTATATTGCTTAGTTTAATCGTTTGGATTCATCACTTTCTGAATACCAGTCCGCAGTCTTGCCTGTAGTGTTCACAATCACACTTCGCACTGCCGTATGATCATAGTAAGCCTGAATCGCCGATTCCCGCCCATAGCCGCTATCCTTAAAGCCTCCCCAAGGAGAAGCAGGATCAATGCGATGATGATCATTAATCCACACCATACCAAACAACATTTGACTGGATACCCGATGCGCACGCTCCACATCCTTGGTCCACACGGAAGCCCCCAAGCCAAAGCGGGTGTCGTTGGCGATACGAACGGCATCTTCTTCATCGTCAAACGGGATCACCACCGTTACAGGTCCAAACACTTCCTCCTGGGCGATAGCAGCACGGTGATCTTCCGTAAATAAGACCGTGGGTTCGATATAATACCCCTCTGCCGGTGCATCTTTGGG
This genomic window contains:
- a CDS encoding DoxX family protein, translated to MMKFLREQVYAAGLLLVLRIYVGWMWLTSGWHKLTGEFDATGFLNNAVNKPVLDRATNELIYPNFTAFLNLIALPNAKIINFLIPLGETLVGLGLILGAFTTAAAGFGLLMNFMFLFAGTVSTNPWMILLGGIVLAAGANAGKFGVDYYLLPLLRKLFHRNNKDGRDTKAMTGMKVLTHK
- a CDS encoding PAS domain-containing sensor histidine kinase, whose amino-acid sequence is MNHKPNKPHPEVIGQNVAELQEQLDTYITDPPFRDRLKQSLKQLADVKFALDESSIVAVTDHRGTIQYVNDNFCEISKFDRDELIGQDHRIINSSFHSKEFMTDLWRTISSGQVWRGDIKNKTKDGMYYWVNTTIVPFQDDNGRPYQYLAIRNEVTQLKKVEEELKLMMGHVMQVQEDERRKFSRELHDGIGQSLFSLLIQIDRLIGDTGMQQLSGLRSSVAGIIEDVRGLAWELRPSVLDDLGVVPAIRSYIESYSNHYGIKVYFDCNLRKRLEANKETTIYRIIQEALTNLAKYAEVSEARVKFHEFDDYIEVRVEDQGIGFTRETDAKGVGLFSMEERARSVHGQITILSKPGEGTKVTLIVPK
- a CDS encoding sigma 54-interacting transcriptional regulator — its product is MELDASSLPSARESEWHTIVNSLFDGIWVADGEGRTVLVNKAYEKLTGIHAEDVIGKRAQELVEAGVLSQSAIPGVMETLQTVTIINKVNGKRLLVTGVPVLNDQGKLWRIVCSVRDITNLTELQQEIEQKSALIKHYETELLKFQQIDNGPIVRDPNMIRLFESAKHVAATSSTVLILGESGVGKEVLAKWIHQMSLRVKQPYMTVNCSAIPENLIESELFGYEKGAFTGAQSTGKAGLFEMAHKGTIFLDEIGELPFAMQSKLLRVLQEKEVQRIGSGKPIPVDVRVIAATNRSLEKMVAEGTFREDLYYRINVIPFTIPPLRKRKEDVPILTAHFLNEFNQMYDRDIEMSPVVLNRLMGYHWPGNVRQLKNIIERMIVLSKSKEITVDDLPDFLETTPASQQYRDTIVPLRQARMEFEKNLIIQALKKSKSIRQTAQLLELDHSTLIRKIQQQDIDHESLLGQEYSK
- a CDS encoding amidohydrolase family protein, with translation MKIDIHSHYIPEAFIQKVKTDPTRFRIKVEQREGREFFVHQEGFAYPLFDSFYDVRTKIADLDAKRLELSVLSAPPTLFYYWTDVETASEVCRVYNDSVSEFVRANPGRFAGMAIVPLQDVEASVKELQRCHDELGLRAVEVGSHVEGRQFDDPSFMPFFEKAEELGMLVFFHPYYIGNKAGLEKYYLTNLLGNPIDTSVAISHIILGGLLQKCPNLKLYFAHGGGFIPYQMGRLEHGHRVRQESRVHLEQNPVQDIKKLIFDSIVFRPEMLKFLVDVQGEDQIVLGTDFPFDMGEEDPYGFVMNTAGLSDSQKRKIVGENAARLLRL